A window of Candidatus Dojkabacteria bacterium contains these coding sequences:
- a CDS encoding AAA family ATPase, with product MKKIVLSGKGGAGKTTVAAELTKLLAKKDNKHRVLVVDADAAMTLPFALGIKSKWDDLKPLGEFETEDGEDTERVLAQIQKDYVKKVDQDGLQFDFAYMGHHKMNSCLCGYNSALNLFLDLAREHDLYDFAIVDREAGIEHLTRSVYGKEDDYLMLVSWLSPDYLSVIERINDVADVIGSTEKRLIIVNDILGSADDDSSSEAIEKVGLSRYPYTIMKRNSDKSVDSRLINDIARFIDIE from the coding sequence ATGAAAAAGATAGTTCTATCAGGCAAAGGTGGCGCAGGCAAAACAACAGTTGCTGCAGAGCTGACCAAGCTGCTTGCGAAGAAAGATAACAAACACCGTGTGCTCGTGGTCGATGCCGATGCAGCGATGACGCTCCCATTCGCACTGGGCATCAAGTCAAAGTGGGATGATCTAAAGCCACTTGGCGAATTTGAAACCGAAGATGGTGAAGACACGGAGCGGGTGTTAGCCCAAATCCAGAAGGATTATGTGAAAAAGGTTGATCAAGATGGACTCCAGTTTGATTTCGCTTATATGGGTCATCATAAGATGAATTCCTGTCTCTGTGGCTATAATTCGGCTTTAAACCTATTCTTAGACCTTGCGCGCGAGCATGACCTGTACGATTTTGCGATTGTAGATCGTGAAGCTGGGATAGAGCATCTTACGAGGAGTGTGTATGGCAAAGAAGACGACTACCTGATGCTTGTGAGCTGGCTCTCTCCGGATTATCTATCGGTGATAGAGCGAATTAATGACGTCGCCGATGTTATAGGCTCTACAGAAAAGCGGTTAATTATTGTAAACGATATTCTAGGTAGTGCAGACGATGATAGCTCGTCAGAAGCCATTGAGAAAGTTGGTCTTTCACGCTATCCATATACTATAATGAAGCGAAATAGTGATAAATCAGTGGATTCAAGGCTAATTAACGACATCGCACGCTTTATCGATATCGAATAG
- a CDS encoding DUF362 domain-containing protein, with the protein MDKYKNHDNWSQIANKLTAKSSAASSIAIKSNLLGSADYPFTTSVELHELIIETIRSVSEAELLLIESEFNDASWSQLLADKPEVISYLKKHSVKLVRANKEVKIVVDESLIAPLYIPKSWYDAQLRINISNVVVNKHHSERSLHSSLLNLATILYRKDNDFSNFSKKDYLAAALFDLKNLDSDAQELQKSLPILTIVDGVEVGYTDEHSPYTHVEKLGSLLAGEDFNAIDSELRSLLNIKKR; encoded by the coding sequence GTGGACAAATACAAAAATCATGACAACTGGTCGCAGATTGCTAACAAGCTAACTGCTAAATCCTCGGCTGCTAGCTCGATTGCAATAAAGTCGAACCTTCTTGGCTCAGCTGATTATCCTTTCACTACGTCTGTGGAGCTGCACGAACTTATTATTGAAACGATACGATCTGTAAGTGAGGCTGAACTACTGCTGATAGAAAGCGAATTTAATGACGCAAGCTGGAGCCAGCTTCTTGCTGATAAGCCAGAAGTGATTTCATACTTGAAAAAGCACTCTGTGAAGTTGGTAAGAGCCAACAAAGAAGTCAAAATAGTAGTTGATGAGAGCTTGATAGCACCGCTTTATATCCCAAAAAGTTGGTATGATGCTCAGTTGCGAATCAATATCAGCAATGTTGTGGTAAATAAGCACCACTCAGAGAGAAGCCTGCACAGCTCACTCTTAAATCTGGCTACAATTCTATATCGAAAAGATAATGACTTTAGCAATTTCTCAAAGAAGGATTATCTTGCAGCTGCGCTGTTTGATCTGAAGAACCTTGATTCAGACGCGCAGGAGCTGCAAAAAAGCTTGCCTATCCTCACAATTGTTGATGGGGTAGAGGTAGGTTACACAGACGAGCATTCGCCGTATACTCATGTTGAAAAGCTGGGCAGTTTGCTGGCAGGAGAGGATTTTAACGCCATTGATAGCGAGCTTCGCAGCCTGCTGAATATCAAAAAAAGATGA
- a CDS encoding FKBP-type peptidyl-prolyl cis-trans isomerase: MVIETLQEGSGDGAKAGDFIEVNYEGRLLDGTKFDSSYDRGQTFQFTLGAGEVIDGWDQGIEGMKVGEKRKLTIPSELGYGEYGNPPTIPGGAALVFEVELVNIARS, from the coding sequence ATGGTAATCGAGACATTACAAGAAGGCAGCGGTGACGGTGCAAAAGCAGGAGACTTCATCGAGGTTAACTACGAAGGTAGATTGCTGGATGGGACAAAATTTGATAGCTCATATGATCGTGGTCAGACATTTCAATTCACACTTGGTGCTGGAGAAGTGATCGATGGTTGGGACCAGGGGATTGAGGGCATGAAAGTCGGTGAGAAGCGAAAGCTTACAATCCCATCAGAGCTGGGCTACGGTGAATATGGCAACCCTCCAACAATTCCAGGAGGTGCAGCATTAGTTTTTGAGGTTGAGTTAGTAAATATCGCACGAAGCTAA
- a CDS encoding helix-turn-helix transcriptional regulator, protein MMNNVGQKIKDFREEAGISQKKLGLALGLSDKAVSAYESGRTLPPLETLHRISQELNKPLKFFLAEDGEESVLEERLDTIQRSLEAMLVEIKEIKKSL, encoded by the coding sequence ATGATGAATAATGTAGGTCAAAAAATTAAGGACTTCAGAGAAGAGGCTGGGATATCCCAAAAGAAACTTGGTCTCGCTCTAGGCCTTTCTGACAAAGCTGTGAGCGCTTATGAAAGCGGTCGCACATTGCCCCCACTTGAGACCTTACACAGAATCTCGCAAGAGCTAAATAAGCCGCTGAAATTTTTCTTAGCGGAAGATGGCGAGGAGAGCGTACTCGAGGAACGTCTCGATACAATCCAAAGAAGCCTCGAAGCTATGCTTGTAGAGATAAAGGAAATCAAGAAGAGCCTTTAA
- a CDS encoding transglutaminase domain-containing protein: protein MTSSTGYLKKILSKCSSAILLALALFTSLLPTHLYASSEDSAAGFTQTTSIIYTINSEGTLSTEIQLHVIPEEGAANVVKFFTITLPFKQIDNVGVKKGDRAYTVSHNDVSEGTRLVVDLNNLTIDRTRGAQFRITFSKGKFMQEGESSELPLHISSTTSEHVKITLNSPFDDLLIPVLKGMTIIEQNNQKIINFASPENDSLLISGSDQFVYEFSINKQFVNTDEIQKTFEVNIPKIGNGQKLLIDEVTEPPSKVLMDPEGNLSLRYTVPAESELKVKIEGLIKFEEGTGGTLQFEQFENSTKKADYWDLSDETELKRIDLYIQNGGIVQSFERDARKLSTEEQAKLANILYRYVLDRLGSQNELDTATNYRQGKRVLENPAIASAADYNDFLIAVLRAYSIPSRLTQGYISDSSGVYESGFIHSWVEVWDNLKGWIVLDPVIEVITGIQMYDPLFKDHVAFVTRSYNPFKPQLGFFLNEDIEVSLTDRNFTEILSASSSQIIDGASILNPASSAKFTIHNDGNSIISSVSFDFEDNFKENSFEEDKSILIFPGQEIEITGSLVIEEENLAAKNRSAALRGDLNIVSLYGTERTYILEDSVNIRHYWWWDTFVKLISLFIFLMLALLAVNVAKAIKKVIYKEK from the coding sequence ATGACAAGTTCGACTGGCTATTTAAAGAAAATTCTATCAAAGTGTAGCTCAGCGATTTTACTTGCACTCGCCCTATTCACATCTCTCCTCCCCACTCACTTATATGCTTCCTCTGAAGATAGTGCTGCAGGCTTTACACAAACTACTTCAATCATCTATACGATCAACAGCGAGGGAACACTTTCTACAGAGATTCAGCTACATGTCATACCAGAGGAAGGGGCAGCAAATGTTGTTAAATTTTTCACCATTACCCTCCCATTTAAGCAGATCGATAATGTCGGTGTGAAAAAGGGTGACCGTGCGTATACAGTAAGTCACAACGATGTATCAGAAGGAACACGGCTTGTCGTCGACCTAAACAACCTCACTATTGATCGAACCAGAGGAGCACAGTTTAGGATAACGTTTAGCAAAGGAAAGTTTATGCAGGAGGGCGAGAGCAGTGAATTACCTCTCCACATAAGCTCTACGACTTCCGAGCACGTGAAGATTACACTTAACTCACCTTTTGATGACCTACTCATTCCTGTGCTTAAGGGGATGACAATCATTGAGCAGAACAACCAGAAGATAATTAACTTCGCCTCACCAGAGAACGACTCGCTACTGATTTCCGGTTCCGACCAGTTTGTTTATGAATTTAGCATCAATAAGCAATTCGTAAATACAGATGAGATCCAGAAAACATTTGAAGTAAATATACCTAAGATAGGCAATGGGCAGAAGCTGCTGATCGATGAGGTAACTGAGCCACCTTCAAAGGTACTTATGGATCCAGAGGGCAATCTCTCACTCCGCTATACAGTTCCGGCAGAGAGCGAGCTAAAGGTAAAGATTGAGGGCTTGATCAAATTTGAAGAGGGAACGGGTGGTACACTTCAGTTTGAGCAGTTTGAAAACAGCACGAAAAAAGCGGATTACTGGGACCTCTCTGACGAGACAGAGCTAAAGCGCATCGATTTGTACATACAAAACGGTGGCATTGTTCAATCATTTGAGCGAGATGCTAGAAAATTGTCAACAGAAGAGCAAGCAAAGCTTGCGAACATCTTGTATCGATATGTACTCGACCGTCTCGGATCTCAAAATGAATTAGATACAGCCACCAACTACCGCCAAGGGAAGCGCGTGCTAGAGAATCCAGCGATTGCTTCAGCTGCCGACTACAATGATTTCCTGATTGCAGTTCTAAGAGCCTATTCAATCCCAAGCAGGCTGACACAGGGCTATATCTCAGACAGCTCGGGAGTATACGAGTCTGGATTTATCCATAGCTGGGTTGAGGTGTGGGATAATCTGAAGGGCTGGATCGTACTGGATCCTGTGATTGAGGTGATCACTGGTATTCAAATGTATGACCCGCTGTTTAAAGATCACGTTGCTTTCGTTACGAGGAGCTACAACCCATTTAAGCCACAGCTTGGTTTCTTCTTGAATGAAGATATTGAGGTGAGTCTTACAGATAGAAATTTTACTGAAATTCTCTCGGCGAGCAGCAGCCAGATTATCGATGGGGCTTCTATACTAAACCCTGCATCTAGTGCAAAGTTTACGATTCATAATGATGGAAATAGCATCATCAGTAGTGTGAGTTTTGACTTCGAGGATAATTTCAAAGAGAATAGCTTTGAAGAGGATAAAAGTATTCTTATATTCCCTGGACAAGAAATTGAGATAACCGGTAGCTTGGTTATTGAAGAAGAAAATTTGGCTGCAAAGAATCGCTCTGCGGCACTTAGAGGTGACCTCAATATTGTTTCTCTGTACGGCACTGAGCGTACATATATTCTTGAGGACAGTGTAAATATTAGGCACTACTGGTGGTGGGATACATTTGTTAAACTGATCTCGCTATTCATATTCCTAATGCTGGCCCTGTTAGCTGTAAATGTTGCCAAAGCAATTAAGAAAGTAATCTACAAAGAGAAATGA
- a CDS encoding glucose-6-phosphate isomerase family protein — protein sequence MAKVDLRKSAGFSLYLDDYQLTTQDMQFEEVGKVEIDQIRPQLLNEELTSPEVFYYKYMGLDHDNIFKTKGLKVNIYVIPANFAGIEFVKTRATRLPTHPKIMEVIYGTGSVIMQKFHQDDSDIIYSKIKREQKFIVPPGYDVTLVNTRNTAMIVVEAYSSVTKHVSQLDSMQGMAYYVIRKNAKQEVVQNPRYRDITKVRKIRWDEVVVKNNITLKTPIVKQILRKYDKFDWLFKENSIKV from the coding sequence ATGGCGAAAGTAGACCTGAGAAAATCTGCCGGGTTCTCGTTGTATCTAGACGATTACCAACTTACAACACAAGATATGCAGTTTGAGGAGGTTGGCAAAGTAGAAATTGACCAGATTCGCCCACAACTCTTAAACGAGGAGCTTACATCCCCAGAGGTCTTTTATTACAAGTACATGGGGCTTGATCACGACAATATCTTCAAAACTAAGGGTCTCAAGGTAAATATCTATGTGATCCCAGCCAATTTTGCAGGCATCGAGTTTGTAAAAACAAGAGCCACACGTCTCCCCACACATCCCAAAATCATGGAAGTCATTTACGGGACTGGAAGTGTCATTATGCAGAAGTTCCATCAAGATGATTCAGATATTATCTATTCAAAAATTAAGAGAGAGCAGAAGTTTATCGTCCCTCCAGGCTACGATGTTACCCTAGTCAATACTCGTAATACTGCAATGATTGTCGTAGAGGCTTATAGTTCAGTCACAAAACATGTATCACAGCTAGACTCCATGCAGGGTATGGCATATTATGTTATTAGAAAAAATGCAAAGCAGGAAGTCGTTCAGAATCCACGCTATAGAGACATAACGAAGGTTAGGAAGATTAGATGGGATGAGGTTGTGGTGAAGAATAACATTACCCTTAAGACACCGATCGTAAAACAGATACTCCGCAAATATGACAAGTTCGACTGGCTATTTAAAGAAAATTCTATCAAAGTGTAG